One window from the genome of Erwinia sorbitola encodes:
- the pstB gene encoding phosphate ABC transporter ATP-binding protein PstB, translating into MNVTFDDNDTALELDNLCLWYGNKPALNNISLRVPKNRITALIGPSGCGKSTLLRCFNRMNDLIDGCRIEGDIRLQQQSILSPNQDLSALRRRVGMVFQRPNPFPKTIYDNVVYGLRLMGVRDRRVLDEAVERALRAAALWVEVKDNLWQNALTLSSGQQQRLVIARAIAIEPEILLLDEPTSALDPISTLVIEELMTSLKQHFTLILVTHNMQQAARVSDYTAFMHQGSVVEFGMTDELFTAPRQRRTEDYITGRYG; encoded by the coding sequence ATGAATGTGACTTTTGATGATAACGATACCGCGCTTGAGCTCGACAATCTCTGTTTGTGGTATGGCAATAAACCCGCGCTGAACAATATCAGCCTGCGGGTGCCCAAAAACCGCATTACCGCATTGATTGGACCATCAGGCTGCGGAAAATCGACCCTGTTACGCTGTTTTAACCGCATGAACGATCTGATAGACGGTTGCCGTATTGAAGGAGATATCCGTCTGCAACAGCAGTCGATCCTCAGCCCTAATCAGGATCTCTCCGCACTACGCCGGCGCGTTGGCATGGTGTTTCAGCGCCCCAATCCGTTTCCGAAAACCATATATGACAATGTGGTATATGGGCTGCGGCTGATGGGCGTACGCGACAGGCGAGTGCTGGATGAAGCAGTGGAGCGAGCTTTGCGTGCAGCGGCGCTGTGGGTCGAGGTGAAAGATAATCTGTGGCAGAACGCCCTGACGCTGTCGAGCGGACAGCAGCAGCGGCTGGTGATAGCCAGAGCAATTGCTATTGAGCCAGAAATATTGCTGCTTGATGAGCCTACATCGGCGCTGGATCCCATCTCCACGCTGGTGATAGAAGAGCTGATGACGTCATTGAAGCAGCATTTCACCCTGATTCTGGTGACGCACAATATGCAGCAGGCAGCGCGCGTCTCTGACTATACCGCGTTTATGCATCAGGGGAGTGTGGTGGAGTTTGGTATGACTGATGAGCTGTTTACGGCACCGCGACAGCGTCGTACGGAGGATTACATTACCGGAAGGTATGGTTAA
- the purN gene encoding phosphoribosylglycinamide formyltransferase — MKRIVVLVSGNGSNLQAILDACQQGRINGSIAAVFSNKAEAGGLERARDANVPAHALSAAQFADREAFDRQLMLEMDAYAPDLVVLAGYMRILSPAFVQHYAGRMLNIHPSLLPKYPGLHTHRQAIENGDDEHGTSVHFVTEELDGGPVILQAKVPIFSDDSEADVIARVQHQEHAIYPLVAGWFIDGRLTMRDNAAWLDGQRLPAEGHAFD; from the coding sequence ATGAAGCGCATAGTCGTGCTGGTTTCAGGTAACGGAAGCAATTTACAGGCAATCCTGGATGCCTGCCAGCAGGGGCGGATTAACGGCAGCATCGCTGCCGTATTCAGCAATAAAGCCGAGGCCGGAGGGCTGGAGCGCGCACGTGATGCCAACGTTCCCGCACATGCGCTCTCTGCCGCGCAGTTTGCCGACCGTGAAGCGTTCGACCGTCAGCTGATGCTGGAGATGGATGCTTACGCCCCCGATCTGGTGGTGCTGGCAGGTTATATGCGTATCCTCAGCCCGGCTTTTGTGCAGCACTATGCCGGGCGCATGCTGAATATCCACCCTTCGCTGTTACCGAAATACCCGGGGCTGCATACGCATCGCCAGGCGATTGAGAACGGCGACGATGAGCACGGTACCTCGGTGCATTTTGTTACCGAAGAGCTGGACGGTGGCCCGGTGATTTTACAGGCGAAAGTGCCGATCTTCAGCGACGACAGCGAAGCTGACGTCATCGCGCGGGTGCAGCATCAGGAACATGCTATTTACCCGCTGGTGGCTGGCTGGTTTATTGATGGCCGCCTGACGATGCGTGATAACGCGGCCTGGCTGGACGGTCAGCGACTGCCCGCTGAAGGGCATGCATTCGACTAA
- the purM gene encoding phosphoribosylformylglycinamidine cyclo-ligase: MTDKTSLSYKDAGVDIDAGNALVDRIKGVVKKTRRPEVMGGLGGFGALCALPQKYREPILVSGTDGVGTKLRLAMDLKRHDTIGIDLVAMCVNDLVVQGAEPLFFLDYYATGKLDVDTAASVITGIAEGCSQSGCALVGGETAEMPGMYHGEDYDVAGFCVGVVEKSEIIDGSKVADGDVLIALGSSGPHSNGYSLVRKILEVSKTDPETTQLEGKSLSDHLLAPTRIYVKNILSLIEQVDVHAIAHLTGGGFWENIPRVLPDNTQAVLSESSWEWPAVFGWMQQAGNVSRFEMYRTFNCGVGMVIALSPEDADKAVQLMTDAGEKAWKIGVIKASDSEERVVINA; encoded by the coding sequence GTGACCGACAAAACCTCTCTCAGCTATAAAGACGCCGGCGTAGATATCGATGCAGGCAATGCTTTAGTCGACCGTATCAAAGGCGTAGTGAAAAAGACTCGCCGCCCCGAAGTGATGGGTGGACTGGGCGGTTTCGGTGCCCTTTGTGCACTGCCGCAAAAATACCGTGAGCCTATCCTGGTATCAGGAACTGACGGCGTCGGCACCAAGCTGCGTCTGGCGATGGATCTTAAACGCCACGATACTATCGGTATCGATCTGGTTGCGATGTGCGTTAACGATCTGGTGGTACAGGGCGCAGAGCCTCTGTTTTTCCTGGATTATTATGCCACCGGCAAGCTGGACGTTGATACCGCAGCAAGCGTGATCACTGGCATCGCTGAAGGCTGTTCACAATCGGGCTGTGCTCTGGTTGGCGGTGAAACCGCTGAAATGCCTGGCATGTACCACGGTGAAGATTACGACGTGGCAGGTTTCTGTGTCGGCGTGGTTGAGAAATCCGAGATTATTGACGGCAGCAAAGTAGCAGATGGCGACGTGCTGATCGCGCTGGGTTCAAGCGGCCCACACTCTAACGGCTATTCACTGGTGCGTAAAATTCTGGAAGTCAGCAAAACTGACCCGGAAACCACCCAGCTGGAAGGCAAATCTCTCTCTGACCATCTGCTGGCACCAACCCGCATTTATGTGAAAAACATCCTCAGCCTGATTGAACAGGTCGATGTCCATGCTATCGCCCACCTGACCGGTGGCGGCTTCTGGGAAAATATTCCGCGCGTACTGCCGGATAACACCCAGGCCGTGCTTTCCGAGTCAAGCTGGGAATGGCCAGCGGTCTTCGGCTGGATGCAGCAGGCCGGTAACGTGAGTCGCTTTGAGATGTACCGCACCTTCAACTGTGGCGTTGGCATGGTGATTGCCCTCAGCCCGGAAGACGCCGACAAAGCGGTACAGCTGATGACCGATGCAGGCGAAAAAGCGTGGAAAATCGGCGTGATTAAAGCCTCTGACTCTGAAGAACGTGTGGTTATTAACGCATGA
- the upp gene encoding uracil phosphoribosyltransferase — translation MKIVEVKHPLVKHKLGLMREHDVSTKRFRELASEVGSLLTYEATADLETETVTIQGWNGPVEIEQIKGKKITVVPILRAGLGMMEGVLEHVPSARISVVGVYRDEETLEPVPYFQKLVSNIEERMALVVDPMLATGGSMIATIDLLKKAGCNSIKVLVLVAAPEGLAALEKVHPDVEVYTASVDQGLNEKGYIIPGLGDAGDKIFGTK, via the coding sequence ATGAAGATCGTGGAAGTCAAACACCCGCTGGTCAAACATAAACTGGGTCTGATGCGGGAGCATGACGTCAGCACTAAGCGTTTCCGTGAGCTCGCATCAGAAGTGGGAAGTCTGCTGACTTATGAAGCCACTGCCGATCTTGAAACCGAGACCGTCACTATCCAGGGCTGGAACGGTCCGGTTGAAATCGAGCAGATTAAAGGCAAGAAGATTACCGTGGTGCCTATCCTGCGCGCCGGTCTGGGGATGATGGAAGGTGTGCTGGAGCATGTGCCGAGCGCACGTATCAGCGTGGTTGGCGTTTACCGCGATGAAGAGACGCTGGAGCCGGTGCCCTATTTCCAGAAGCTGGTATCCAACATTGAAGAGCGTATGGCGCTGGTGGTTGATCCTATGCTGGCAACCGGTGGTTCGATGATTGCCACCATCGACCTGCTGAAAAAAGCGGGCTGTAACAGCATCAAGGTGCTGGTACTGGTCGCGGCACCAGAAGGGCTGGCTGCGCTGGAGAAAGTGCACCCGGATGTGGAAGTGTATACCGCGTCTGTCGATCAGGGCCTCAACGAGAAAGGGTATATTATCCCTGGTCTTGGTGATGCCGGTGATAAGATTTTTGGCACTAAATAA
- the uraA gene encoding uracil permease, translating into MTRRAIGVHERPPLLQTIPLSFQHLFAMFGATVLVPILFHINPATVLLFNGIGTLMYLFICKGKIPAYLGSSFAFISPVLLLLPLGYEVALGGFIMCGVLFCLVALIVKKAGTGWLDVMFPPAAMGAIVAVIGLELAGVAANMSGLLPADGSSADSKTIIISMVTLGVTVFGSVMFRGFLAIIPILIGVLVGYALSYGMGIVDWTPVMNAHWFALPTFYTPRFEWYAIFTILPAALVVIAEHIGHLVVTANIVKKDLLKDPGLHRSMFANGISTIFSGFFGSTPNTTYGENIGVMAITRVYSTWVIGGAAILAILLSCVGKLAAAIQAVPVPVMGGVSLLLYGVIAASGIRVLIESKVDYNKAQNLILTSVILIIGVSGAKVHIGAAELKGMALATVVGVVLSLLFKVISLLNKEEEVIDVTDERSDIQ; encoded by the coding sequence ATGACGCGTCGCGCAATTGGCGTACACGAGCGGCCACCGCTGCTGCAAACTATTCCACTCAGCTTCCAGCATCTTTTCGCTATGTTTGGTGCCACAGTTCTGGTGCCCATTCTGTTCCACATTAACCCGGCCACCGTGCTGCTGTTTAACGGTATCGGCACGCTGATGTACCTGTTTATCTGTAAAGGGAAAATCCCGGCCTACCTGGGTTCCAGCTTTGCCTTTATCTCTCCGGTGCTGCTGCTGTTGCCGCTGGGTTATGAAGTGGCACTCGGCGGTTTTATTATGTGCGGCGTGCTGTTCTGTCTGGTGGCGCTGATCGTGAAAAAAGCCGGAACCGGCTGGCTGGACGTGATGTTCCCTCCGGCAGCCATGGGAGCCATTGTAGCGGTCATTGGCCTGGAGCTGGCCGGTGTGGCGGCAAATATGTCCGGCCTGCTGCCTGCCGACGGCAGCTCGGCTGACAGTAAAACCATTATTATTTCCATGGTGACGCTGGGCGTGACGGTGTTTGGCTCGGTGATGTTCCGTGGTTTTCTGGCGATTATTCCGATCCTGATTGGTGTGCTGGTGGGCTATGCGCTCTCCTACGGCATGGGCATCGTCGACTGGACTCCGGTAATGAATGCGCACTGGTTTGCGCTGCCAACCTTCTATACGCCACGCTTCGAATGGTATGCCATTTTCACCATCCTGCCTGCGGCGCTGGTGGTGATTGCCGAGCATATCGGCCACCTGGTGGTAACAGCGAATATCGTGAAGAAGGATCTGCTGAAGGATCCGGGCCTGCATCGTTCAATGTTTGCTAACGGTATCTCCACCATTTTCTCCGGTTTCTTTGGCTCCACGCCAAATACGACCTACGGTGAAAACATCGGCGTGATGGCGATTACCCGTGTTTACAGCACCTGGGTCATTGGCGGTGCGGCGATTCTGGCGATTCTGCTCTCCTGCGTTGGCAAGCTGGCGGCGGCGATCCAGGCTGTGCCTGTACCGGTGATGGGCGGCGTCTCTCTGCTGCTGTATGGCGTGATCGCCGCTTCCGGTATCCGCGTGTTGATTGAGTCGAAAGTGGATTACAACAAGGCGCAGAACCTGATCCTGACCTCAGTGATCCTGATCATTGGCGTCAGCGGGGCGAAAGTTCATATCGGTGCTGCCGAACTGAAAGGCATGGCATTAGCCACGGTCGTGGGCGTGGTACTGAGCCTGCTTTTCAAAGTGATTAGCCTGCTGAACAAGGAAGAAGAGGTGATTGATGTGACGGACGAACGCAGCGATATACAGTAA
- the hda gene encoding DnaA inactivator Hda, whose product MNLNTPAQLSLPLYLPDDETFASFWPGENPSLLAALQSALHQQHGSYFYFWSREGGGRSHLLHAACAELSAKGEAVGYVPLDKRTWFVPEVLDGMEQLSLICIDNIECIAGDEPWEMAIFDLYNRILETGKTRLLITGDRPPRQLNLKLADLASRLDWGQIYKLQPLSDEDKVQALQLRARLRGFELPEDVGRFLLKRLDREMRTLFVTLDQLDQASISAQRKLTIPFVKETLAL is encoded by the coding sequence GTGAATCTGAACACACCGGCACAGCTCTCACTGCCACTTTACCTGCCCGACGACGAAACCTTTGCCAGTTTCTGGCCGGGGGAAAATCCGTCGCTGCTGGCTGCGCTTCAGAGCGCACTGCATCAGCAACACGGTAGCTATTTCTACTTCTGGTCGCGCGAGGGCGGGGGGCGCAGTCACCTGCTGCACGCCGCCTGTGCTGAACTGTCGGCGAAAGGCGAAGCGGTTGGCTATGTTCCGCTGGATAAACGTACCTGGTTTGTGCCTGAAGTGCTCGATGGCATGGAGCAGCTTTCGCTGATCTGTATTGATAATATTGAGTGCATTGCCGGGGACGAACCCTGGGAGATGGCGATCTTCGATCTGTATAACCGCATCCTGGAAACCGGAAAAACGCGGCTGCTGATCACCGGAGATCGTCCGCCGCGCCAGCTTAACCTGAAACTGGCGGATCTGGCTTCTCGTCTTGACTGGGGGCAGATCTACAAGCTGCAACCGCTGTCTGATGAAGATAAGGTTCAGGCTTTACAGCTACGCGCTCGTCTGCGTGGTTTTGAGCTGCCGGAAGATGTGGGCCGCTTCTTACTGAAACGACTCGATCGTGAAATGCGTACGCTGTTCGTGACGCTGGATCAGCTTGATCAGGCATCAATCAGCGCGCAGCGCAAACTGACTATCCCCTTCGTTAAAGAGACGCTGGCGCTGTAA
- the arsC gene encoding arsenate reductase (glutaredoxin) (This arsenate reductase requires both glutathione and glutaredoxin to convert arsenate to arsenite, after which the efflux transporter formed by ArsA and ArsB can extrude the arsenite from the cell, providing resistance.), which yields MSEVQIYHNPRCSKSRETLALLTGRGITPQVILYLETPPDVATLKILLQKLGLTSARQLMRTKEDQYKAAGLDNTALSEEQLLAAMVAEPKLIERPIVVVNDKARIGRPPEQVLEIL from the coding sequence ATGTCTGAGGTACAGATTTACCATAACCCGCGTTGCTCCAAGAGCCGTGAGACCTTAGCGCTGCTTACCGGCCGGGGCATTACGCCGCAGGTGATCCTCTATCTGGAGACTCCGCCGGATGTTGCCACGCTTAAAATACTGTTGCAGAAGCTTGGATTAACCAGCGCACGCCAGTTAATGCGCACTAAAGAAGATCAGTACAAAGCGGCAGGCCTGGATAATACAGCACTAAGTGAGGAGCAGTTACTGGCCGCGATGGTGGCAGAGCCGAAACTGATCGAGCGACCGATTGTTGTGGTCAATGATAAAGCCCGTATTGGCAGACCACCGGAGCAGGTGCTGGAAATTTTGTAA
- a CDS encoding beta-barrel assembly-enhancing protease, which produces MSIRLKKSLLASLLVTLLTSSLLPARADISDNLPDIGTTAGGTLSINQELAMGDFYVRQLRASAPIINDPLLSQYINQLGQRLVNHAWSVKTPFHFYLIRNDEINAFAFFGGNVVLHSALFRYSDNESQLASVMAHEISHVTQRHLARAMEEQQRNAPLTWVGALGSILLAMASPQAGMAALSGTLAGAQQGIISFTQQNEQEADRIGIQVLQRAGFDPEAMPDFLQKLADASRYASKPPEMLLTHPLPDSRLADARNRANQMKRVVVQSSQDYYMAKVRALGMFSTGENQLTSDLLTSLTNGNSREQAAALYGKAVLLLGENKFAEARTIITPLLAKQPDNLWYLDIMTDIDIGLKQPQLAINRLLAVKGVNSNPVLQLNLANAYVEAKQPANASKVLYRYTWANKDDPNGWDLLAQASADQGLSDEEQAARAEGLALSGQLDQAIRSLSSASAAVPLGSLKQARYDARIDQLRHLQERFRQYQKH; this is translated from the coding sequence ATGTCTATCCGATTAAAGAAAAGCCTGTTGGCTTCCCTGCTGGTTACACTTCTGACGAGCAGCCTGCTTCCAGCCCGCGCAGACATCAGCGATAACCTGCCGGATATCGGTACCACTGCGGGTGGCACGTTGTCGATTAATCAGGAACTGGCGATGGGCGATTTTTATGTACGCCAGCTCCGTGCCAGTGCACCTATTATCAACGACCCGCTGCTTTCTCAATATATCAATCAGTTAGGCCAGCGCCTGGTGAACCACGCCTGGTCGGTGAAAACACCCTTCCATTTTTATCTCATCCGTAATGATGAGATAAACGCCTTCGCATTCTTTGGCGGCAACGTAGTGCTGCATTCAGCCCTGTTCCGTTACAGCGATAACGAGAGCCAGCTGGCTTCGGTAATGGCGCACGAAATTTCCCACGTCACCCAACGCCACCTGGCGCGAGCAATGGAAGAGCAGCAGCGTAATGCCCCTCTCACCTGGGTCGGCGCGCTGGGTTCGATTCTGCTGGCCATGGCCAGCCCGCAGGCGGGGATGGCAGCGTTGAGCGGCACCCTCGCGGGGGCACAGCAGGGGATTATCAGTTTTACCCAGCAGAACGAACAGGAAGCGGATCGCATCGGTATTCAGGTACTGCAGCGCGCCGGCTTTGATCCGGAAGCGATGCCTGACTTCCTGCAAAAACTGGCGGATGCCTCACGCTACGCGTCAAAACCTCCGGAAATGCTGCTGACCCACCCCCTGCCGGATAGCCGTCTGGCCGATGCGCGCAACCGCGCTAACCAGATGAAACGAGTCGTGGTGCAATCCTCGCAGGATTATTATATGGCGAAAGTCAGGGCGCTGGGGATGTTCTCCACCGGCGAGAACCAGTTGACCAGCGATCTGCTCACCTCACTCACAAATGGCAACAGCCGCGAACAGGCTGCCGCGCTGTATGGCAAAGCAGTGCTGCTGTTGGGAGAGAATAAATTTGCTGAGGCACGCACGATTATCACTCCGCTGCTGGCAAAACAGCCGGACAACCTCTGGTATCTGGATATCATGACCGACATTGATATCGGACTGAAGCAGCCGCAGCTGGCGATCAACCGTCTGCTGGCGGTGAAAGGGGTTAACAGCAACCCGGTCTTACAGCTTAACCTCGCCAATGCCTATGTTGAGGCAAAACAACCCGCGAATGCCAGTAAGGTACTTTACCGCTACACCTGGGCGAACAAAGACGATCCGAATGGCTGGGATTTACTGGCCCAGGCCTCTGCTGACCAGGGTCTGAGCGATGAAGAGCAGGCGGCACGTGCTGAAGGTCTGGCATTAAGCGGTCAGCTTGACCAGGCGATTCGCAGCCTGAGCAGTGCCAGCGCCGCCGTACCGCTTGGCAGCCTCAAGCAGGCTCGCTATGACGCACGTATTGACCAGCTACGCCATTTACAGGAACGCTTCCGTCAGTATCAGAAACATTAA
- a CDS encoding DsrE family protein, producing MRSVVSYVLIAAVAGFVGASFTKAPELYDKISNRVTPVNEPEGFWATPAIDGYGKMHYEADVAYKPNINDSNKIVFQITRAENAPQDTNLGLERVARVVNLYVASGVPAENLKFVVSVTGEGTPAMLNNEQYHRIYGIDNPNLKLIGALRAKGVDVSVCDQSVAFHHFHSDWIDRSVTHALSSPTTVSTLENQGYAFLAM from the coding sequence ATGCGTTCTGTAGTTTCATATGTGCTGATAGCGGCCGTCGCCGGTTTTGTCGGGGCAAGCTTTACCAAAGCCCCTGAGCTGTACGACAAGATTAGCAATCGGGTGACTCCGGTCAACGAACCTGAGGGGTTCTGGGCAACGCCCGCCATCGATGGCTACGGTAAAATGCATTACGAGGCGGATGTTGCCTATAAACCGAATATTAACGATAGCAATAAGATCGTTTTCCAGATTACTCGCGCTGAAAATGCTCCGCAGGATACTAACCTGGGACTGGAGCGCGTGGCACGGGTGGTTAACCTTTATGTCGCGTCCGGGGTTCCTGCGGAGAATTTGAAGTTTGTGGTGTCAGTAACGGGAGAGGGTACCCCGGCGATGCTCAATAATGAGCAGTATCACCGGATTTATGGCATTGATAATCCTAACCTCAAGCTGATTGGCGCTCTGCGTGCTAAAGGCGTGGATGTATCGGTATGCGATCAGTCCGTGGCCTTCCATCATTTCCACAGCGACTGGATCGATCGTTCGGTGACCCATGCGCTCTCCAGCCCGACCACGGTTTCAACTCTTGAAAACCAGGGCTATGCCTTCCTGGCGATGTAA
- a CDS encoding sensor domain-containing diguanylate cyclase yields the protein MLRLSRPKTDLRTLITLLAVASIVITLANSLYASWRVQRDVLIGNTLESNRVYATKLASTTEVFFQLAESQLSYSAKVLGRGLDNEANLQDEVDRLREQTNSFNSVVIVDASGWVRAISPESLMLKGMHLSSSAAKQALKERKPLISQPTLSAANNLLVFVSWPIWSKTGSYLGYVGGSIYLKKKSILNVLLGEQFYRDGSSLYVIDGKNQVLYHQDRQLIGKTIDPLISNEQRNKASNGNQQVTAEDGEQMLAGYASVPTAGWTIIALKPTKATLAPLNSLLLKVLKHSVPFALLTLIIALILAQRIALPLWQLARKASQMDTQNVSKEISGIHSWYYESSQIKRALLAGISLMQDKIGRLKSEVQTDPMTSLLNRRGLNAVLDYFLATSQPFAVLALDIDYFKRVNDTFGHDAGDTVIKTVAQQLEQSARQTDVICRNGGEEFLMILPGADRDVASMIAERVRKRIEVLSLDPVGHITISVGVAFWSPQSGDGMDHTFKLADEALYQAKNAGRNRVKVAKNFTKPPAVVQVQPQ from the coding sequence ATGTTGAGGCTATCGCGGCCAAAAACAGACTTGCGTACTCTTATTACGTTGCTGGCAGTTGCCAGTATCGTTATCACGCTCGCCAATTCTCTCTACGCCAGCTGGCGTGTGCAGCGCGATGTGCTGATCGGCAATACCCTCGAATCAAACCGGGTGTATGCCACTAAGCTGGCCTCAACCACCGAGGTCTTTTTCCAGCTCGCTGAGTCGCAGCTCTCTTACAGCGCCAAAGTATTGGGGCGCGGCCTGGACAATGAAGCGAATTTGCAGGATGAGGTCGATCGCCTGCGCGAGCAAACTAACAGCTTTAACTCGGTGGTGATTGTTGATGCCAGCGGGTGGGTGCGTGCCATCTCACCGGAATCGCTGATGCTGAAAGGCATGCACCTTAGCTCCAGTGCGGCAAAGCAGGCGTTGAAAGAGCGCAAACCCCTGATCAGCCAGCCAACGCTGTCAGCGGCTAATAACCTCCTGGTATTTGTCTCCTGGCCTATCTGGTCGAAAACCGGCAGCTATCTGGGCTACGTCGGTGGCTCCATCTATCTGAAAAAGAAAAGTATCCTCAACGTTCTGCTGGGTGAACAGTTCTATCGCGATGGTTCATCGTTGTATGTTATTGACGGTAAAAACCAGGTGTTATATCACCAGGATCGCCAGCTGATCGGGAAAACCATTGATCCCCTCATCAGCAATGAACAGCGTAATAAGGCCAGCAACGGTAACCAGCAGGTGACGGCAGAAGACGGCGAACAGATGCTGGCAGGCTATGCCAGTGTACCCACCGCGGGCTGGACTATTATCGCGCTCAAACCGACAAAGGCCACGCTGGCGCCGCTCAATAGTCTGCTCTTGAAGGTGCTGAAACATTCGGTACCCTTTGCTCTGCTGACGCTGATTATTGCCCTGATCCTCGCACAGCGTATTGCATTGCCGCTCTGGCAGCTGGCGCGTAAAGCCAGCCAGATGGATACGCAGAATGTGTCGAAAGAGATTAGCGGTATCCACTCCTGGTATTATGAGTCGTCGCAGATAAAACGTGCGCTGCTGGCCGGGATTTCGCTGATGCAGGATAAAATCGGGCGGCTTAAAAGTGAAGTACAGACCGATCCGATGACCAGCCTGCTGAACCGCCGTGGCCTTAATGCAGTACTGGACTATTTTCTTGCGACCAGTCAGCCTTTTGCCGTGCTGGCGTTGGATATCGACTACTTTAAGCGGGTCAACGATACGTTTGGTCACGATGCGGGTGATACGGTAATTAAAACCGTGGCACAGCAGCTGGAGCAAAGTGCCCGACAGACCGACGTGATCTGCCGTAACGGCGGTGAAGAGTTCCTGATGATTCTGCCGGGTGCCGATCGCGATGTGGCGTCCATGATTGCCGAACGGGTGCGTAAGCGTATTGAAGTGCTGTCGCTGGATCCTGTGGGCCATATTACGATTTCAGTGGGGGTGGCCTTCTGGTCCCCGCAGAGTGGCGATGGCATGGATCACACCTTCAAGCTGGCTGATGAAGCGCTGTACCAGGCAAAAAATGCCGGGCGCAATCGGGTGAAGGTGGCGAAAAATTTTACTAAACCGCCTGCCGTCGTGCAGGTACAGCCGCAGTAG
- a CDS encoding AI-2E family transporter, giving the protein MLQLLMQWYRRRFSDPQAIALLAILLAAFCILFFFNGLLAPLLVALVLAYLLEWPTVRLERFGCSRTWAVTLVLIVFATLLLILLLVVVPVAWQQGINLAHELPTMLTRLYQFAMRLPERFPTLMSVGIVDIVVENLRSRLSGLGDQLVKYSLASLVGLMTLAIYLVLVPLMVFFLLKDKEQMLNAIRRVLPRNRGLAGQVWVEMNQQVSNYIRGKVLEMVVVGVVSWIGFLAIGMNYALLLAVLVGVSVLIPYIGAMVVTIPVIGVGLGQWGLSGDFWTMMIVYLVIQGLDGNILVPVLFSEAVNLHPLVIILSVVIFGGLWGFWGVFFAIPLATLVKAVVHAWPDELYKE; this is encoded by the coding sequence ATGCTGCAACTTCTAATGCAGTGGTATCGACGTCGTTTTAGCGACCCACAGGCTATCGCGCTGCTGGCGATTTTGCTCGCTGCTTTCTGCATTCTGTTTTTCTTCAACGGGCTACTGGCGCCGCTTTTGGTTGCTCTGGTGCTGGCTTACCTTCTTGAATGGCCAACGGTGCGCCTTGAGCGTTTTGGCTGTTCACGCACCTGGGCGGTGACCCTTGTGCTGATTGTCTTCGCAACGTTACTGCTGATCCTGCTGTTGGTGGTGGTTCCCGTGGCCTGGCAGCAGGGCATCAACCTTGCCCATGAACTGCCAACGATGCTGACCCGGCTCTATCAGTTCGCCATGCGCCTGCCGGAGCGTTTCCCTACGCTGATGAGCGTGGGTATTGTTGATATCGTGGTGGAAAACCTGCGCAGCCGCCTGAGCGGGCTTGGCGATCAGTTAGTGAAATATTCGCTGGCATCGCTGGTGGGCCTGATGACGCTGGCAATTTATCTGGTGCTGGTACCGCTGATGGTATTCTTCCTGCTGAAAGATAAAGAGCAGATGCTGAATGCCATCCGGCGTGTCCTCCCTCGTAACCGTGGCCTTGCCGGTCAGGTATGGGTTGAGATGAACCAGCAGGTGTCCAACTACATTCGCGGCAAAGTGCTGGAGATGGTGGTGGTAGGGGTAGTCAGCTGGATAGGCTTCCTCGCTATTGGCATGAACTATGCGCTGCTGCTGGCGGTGCTGGTGGGCGTTTCAGTGCTGATTCCCTATATCGGAGCCATGGTGGTCACCATTCCGGTGATTGGTGTCGGGCTGGGGCAGTGGGGATTGTCCGGTGACTTCTGGACGATGATGATCGTCTATCTGGTTATCCAGGGGCTGGATGGCAATATTCTTGTGCCAGTGCTGTTTTCAGAGGCGGTCAACCTGCACCCCTTGGTGATTATCTTATCCGTAGTGATTTTTGGTGGGCTGTGGGGATTCTGGGGTGTGTTCTTTGCTATACCGCTGGCAACACTGGTGAAAGCCGTAGTGCACGCCTGGCCGGATGAGCTGTATAAGGAATAA